In uncultured Desulfovibrio sp., the genomic stretch CCATTTCGCCGGGCGAAACCTTGTGGGCATGGCCCACGCTGATGTGCAGGCGGGTCATGGGCGCATCGTTACGGCGCGGGCGGGCACCATCGCGGTCGCCCTGACGGAACCCGTCACGGCCATCGCGACCATCACGACCATCACGGCCAAAGCGGCGGGGCGCTTCGGACAGCGGATCTTCTTCGGGCACGTTGGTGGCATCGCCAAAATCGCGCTGCATCAGCAGCTTGAGCAGGGCTGCGGCCACATCGCGGCTGGTGATGACATCATCGGCAAACTGTTCGGACAAAAAGTCTTCCACCATCTGCATGCAGCTTTCCAGCGCCCCGGCAGTCAGCGTGGCGCGTACTTCATCCAGCAGCCGCGATGTGCGGATGTTGGCAACGTCGCGCAACGAGGGCAGGCGTTCCTGCTGGATGCGGGCCTTGGTATGCCGGATAATATCGCGCAGTTTGTGCTGCTCGCGCAGGGTCACAAAGGTAAAGGCCTTGCCCACGCGGCCAGCGCGCCCGGTGCGGCCAATGCGGTGCACGTAGCGCTCTGCGTCATGGGGAATGTCGTAGTTGACCACGGCATCCACATCGTCCACGTCAATGCCGCGCGCGGCAACGTCTGTGGCGATCAGAATGTCCAGCCCTTCACCGCGAAAACGCTGCATGACCCTGTCGCGCTGCGACTGGGCAAGGTCGCCGTGCAGGCCATCGCTCTGATAGCCGCGCTGCTGCAGGTGGGCCGTCACTTCGTCCACGCTGCGCTTGGTGGAGCAGAACACAAGGGCCTTGCGGAATCCCTGTGCGTCCAGCACCCGGCACAGCGCGTCCATCTTCAGATGGGGGCGCACTTCGTAGTAGACCTGTTCAATGGCGGGCACGGTCAGAGTCTTCTGGGCAATGGCCAGCATTTCCGGCTCACGCAGAAAGCGCTTGCTCAACTGCAAAATAGCCGGGGGCATGGTGGCCGAAAAAAGCACGCGCTGGCATTCAGCGGGCACCCGTTCCAAAATGGCTTCTATATCTTCGCGAAAGCCCATATCGAGCATTTCGTCAGCTTCATCAAGCACAACAGTGGTTGCGCCGCCCAGGCGGAGGGTGCCGCGCTG encodes the following:
- a CDS encoding DEAD/DEAH box helicase gives rise to the protein MSPSFEDFHLSPELLQAVKDMGFEEPSPIQVLAVPFLLTGRDAVGQAQTGTGKTAAFGMPILEKLTPARAVQSLVLCPTRELAIQVAEELSKLAARMRGVAILPIYGGQAIERQLRALERGVQVVVGTPGRVMDHLQRGTLRLGGATTVVLDEADEMLDMGFREDIEAILERVPAECQRVLFSATMPPAILQLSKRFLREPEMLAIAQKTLTVPAIEQVYYEVRPHLKMDALCRVLDAQGFRKALVFCSTKRSVDEVTAHLQQRGYQSDGLHGDLAQSQRDRVMQRFRGEGLDILIATDVAARGIDVDDVDAVVNYDIPHDAERYVHRIGRTGRAGRVGKAFTFVTLREQHKLRDIIRHTKARIQQERLPSLRDVANIRTSRLLDEVRATLTAGALESCMQMVEDFLSEQFADDVITSRDVAAALLKLLMQRDFGDATNVPEEDPLSEAPRRFGRDGRDGRDGRDGFRQGDRDGARPRRNDAPMTRLHISVGHAHKVSPGEMVGAITGECGIAGRSIGAISIQKHFSLVEVQSEFADDVLAVLNRGVFIAGTRVTAKLDAGGGSFQRKSFGPGPRAPRGPRPGYPARNPRDGGGNGGGGKRFTHPDKWGRKPRGAEDEKD